One Setaria viridis chromosome 5, Setaria_viridis_v4.0, whole genome shotgun sequence genomic region harbors:
- the LOC117857826 gene encoding uncharacterized protein: METAAQTHGTEAMEEPRLLSTVAEPDGRPAELECDHFSMRGYVALHQKKDPKLCSLRIFCNQQQYDEHNNNSSPLLVAKYQRWNCSNCLDRVKNSGHRTTSETVPMQQDGTNDDCSISIIRTLPYSVGSRRLFSCTRQSSQGNDADQSNVSKSVQECNSKCSSPSDNKAVTAANVPATSAENNVPDTFVEKSIPDTKDLQGSPNNLVVQEDILNDVSMDITDLPDDPQMISSKEGNGTQIPCSPKPCEVPTEDENRTVQDVPDVDRNESSVHEPISGHKGSKSSSGQKSNQVRNQGPRRAAPKRNVGSDGKKKKSKSTDLADISDLKFSQRKPKKTRLISEIINTKTESSADDTEADHAKTGDICESDKSKMTLEAGKDNDTPVSNQKVCEIQSTVVKNKAELRGLENVDDGSSLMNWLKKTHKKVRTEKRDSGHKNFGSSAVSNSNPDIPASSDMCHDSIPSVGDLGQENVLSTTSAKHRSENTQNKNMEQNMQKADDLCRNESEKLKRRFLSNGKSPILLKRKVLSPAISCDKNTENSTIKRSMLRTDDLCQVESEGTVQRCLAKVSLGKGKIQNVSGLHKQNITKNKKKRRLEVHEKQTVIDDIPMDIVELLARNQHERQLMTDTDSTLPKIAAVDCAEIADKYGPTDASTVLDTNFQKSLASESKQKSLQGRASSSTEAANVLLQDLHRQKSSQCHAASSTEIPNSHRPELHMQNSLQVHALPITGSFNVYPPELRMPDILECTQEQQTDICRDEEVTIACTSPIFSHHQHIAEVPTQSWSKKGEKKLMWDSFKTASRNSPTSTYGFQFRNRIREVDSTPIPAYGASNDYATHQPVLAAVDQYTKEAVNQVQPRSAPSTSLTMEVGRPYDHRIAGHSGLYPKEPMPATHLLRLMDSSTSQGFTNYQRANRRQIELRTQNLSSQYAQHNHYNASPSTSHGSHLTEKVPLTLQDLARHQVEKNLHRPLRPHPRVGVLGSLLQQDIANWSESCGTQSGHRLGVSKGTTSFDMNRTGNYETLSSGMFSAGWNALQLGSGTSAANPEHPLPRYGVSQPWAGGTGKTPLDKLVRKDICQTNRNPADFTVISDKNEYMINL, encoded by the exons ATGGAAACTGCTGCTCAGACTCATGGAACTGAAGCAATGGAGGAACCAAGGCTTCTATCTACAGTGGCTGAACCTGATGGCAGACCAGCAGAGCTCGAGTGTGACCATTTCTCCATGAG GGGGTATGTTGCTCTGCATCAGAAGAAGGATCCAAAACTGTGCTCTCTACGGATATTCTGTAACCAGCAACAATATGATGAACACAATAACAACTCGTCCCCACTTTTGGTGGCAAAGTATCAACGATGGAATTGCTCAAATTGCTTGGACAGAGTGAAAAATTCAGGTCACAGAACTACATCTGAAACTGTTCCTATGCAGCAGGATGGAACTAATGATGATTGTTCCATTTCAATTATTCGGACTTTGCCTTATAGTGTTGGTTCCAGAAGACTGTTTTCTTGCACAAGACAATCATCTCAAGGGAATGATGCTGATCAATCAAATGTTTCAAAGAGTGTCCAGGAATGCAACTCGAAATGCAGTTCTCCTTCTGACAACAAAGCAGTTACTGCAGCGAATGTTCCAGCCACATCCGCTGAAAATAATGTTCCAGACACATTCGTCGAAAAAAGTATTCCAGACACAAAAG ATTTGCAGGGCTCCCCCAATAATCTTGTTGTACAGGAAGATATCTTGAATGATGTCTCTATGGATATTACTGATTTGCCTGATGATCCTCAGATGATATCAAGCAAAGAAGGAAATGGCACACAGATTCCATGCAGTCCGAAACCGTGTGAAGTGCCAACTGAAGATGAAAACAGAACAGTTCAAGATGTTCCAGATGTTGACCGCAATGAGTCCAGTGTTCATGAACCAATATCTGGTCACAAAGGTTCTAAGAGCAGCTCTGGGCAGAAAAGCAACCAAGTCCGCAACCAGGGTCCACGAAGAGCAGCTCCTAAAAGAAATGTTGGATCTGATGgtaagaagaaaaagagcaaaTCCACTGACTTGGCTGATATTTCAGATCTCAAATTTTCTCAGAGAAAGCCAAAAAAGACAAGGCTAATATCTGAAATCATAAACACAAAGACAGAGAGTTCTGCAGATGACACTGAAGCTGACCATGCAAAAACTGGTGATATCTGTGAGAGTGATAAAAGCAAAATGACACTTGAGGCTGGAAAGGATAATGACACTCCTGTTAGCAATCAGAAAGTGTGTGAAATCCAATCAACAGTGGTAAAAAACAAGGCAGAACTCAGAGgattagaaaatgttgatgaTGGATCTTCTCTTATGAACTGGCTGAAAAAAACTCATAAGAAAGTTAGAACAGAGAAAAGGGACTCAGGACACAAGAATTTTGGTTCTTCTGCTGTTTCCAACTCTAATCCAGATATACCTGCTTCCAGTGACATGTGCCATGATTCTATACCGTCAGTTGGGGATCTGGGTCAGGAAAATGTGCTATCTACTACCAGTGCCAAGCATAGGAGTGAAAACACACAGAATAAGAACATGGAGCAAAATATGCAGAAGGCAGATGACCTGTGCCGAAATGAATCAGAGAAATTGAAACGGAGGTTTTTGTCAAACGGGAAATCACCGATTTTGCTAAAGAGGAAAGTACTTTCACCTGCCATTTCCTGTGACAAGAACACTGAGAACAGTACTATAAAGAGAAGCATGCTCAGGACAGATGATTTGTGTCAAGTGGAATCTGAAGGCACTGTGCAGAGATGTCTTGCAAAG GTTTCTCTGGGTAAGGGTAAGATCCAGAATGTGTCTGGTCTTCACAAGCAGAATATAACCAAGAATAAGAAGAAACGCAGGCTGGAGGTGCATGAGAAACAAACTGTGATAGATGACATCCCCATGGACATTGTTGAACTTCTTGCCAGAAATCAGCATGAGAGACAGCTCATGACTGATACTGATTCTACTCTACCCAAGATAGCTGCAGTTGATTGTGCTGAAATTGCTGACAAGTATGGTCCCACTGATGCATCAACGGTGCTTGACACTAATTTCCAGAAGTCTTTGGCATCAGAAAGTAAGCAGAAATCTTTACAGGGTCGTGCATCATCCAGCACAGAGGCTGCCAATGTGCTTCTGCAGGATTTACATAGGCAGAAGTCATCACAGTGTCATGCAGCATCCAGCACGGAGATTCCCAACAGTCACCGTCCGGAATTGCATATGCAGAATTCGTTACAGGTTCATGCATTGCCCATCACAGGGTCTTTCAATGtgtaccctccagagctacgtATGCCTGACATTTTGGAGTGTACCCAGGAACAACAGACAGATATCTGCAGGGATGAAGAAGTCACCATTGCGTGTACCTCACCAATATTTTCACATCATCAACATATTGCTGAAGTACCCACTCAGAGCTGGAGCAAGAAGGGGGAAAAGAAGTTAATGTGGGATTCTTTCAAGACAGCTTCAAGGAATTCACCGACATCAACATATGGTTTTCAATTCAGAAATAGAATTCGAGAAGTTGATTCAACTCCCATTCCTGCTTATGGAGCTTCTAATGACTATGCAACTCATCAGCCAGTACTTGCAGCTGTAGACCAGTACACAAAGGAAGCAGTTAACCAGGTCCAGCCGAGAAGTGCTCCAAGCACATCATTAACCATGGAGGTTGGTAGGCCGTATGATCACAGAATTGCTGGACACTCGGGCCTTTACCCAAAGGAGCCTATGCCTGCAACACATCTCCTGAGACTGATGGATTCATCAACCTCACAAGGCTTCACAAACTATCAAAGAGCTAACAGGCGCCAGATAGAACTCAGAACACAAAATCTCAGTTCACAGTATGCGCAGCATAATCACTACAATGCATCACCCAGCACATCACATGGAAGTCACCTAACTGAAAAGGTTCCGCTGACACTGCAAGACTTGGCACGGCATCAGGTGGAGAAAAATTTGCACAGACCCTTGCGTCCTCATCCTCGAGTTGGTGTGCTTGGTTCGTTGCTGCAGCAGGACATTGCAAACTGGTCTGAGAGCTGTGGAACACAGTCTGGGCACAGACTAGGTGTGTCTAAAGGGACAACATCATTTGATATGAACAGAACAGGAAACTATGAGACCTTGAGCTCAGGAATGTTCTCAGCGGGATGGAATGCCCTGCAATTGGGTTCTGGTACCTCTGCTGCTAATCCAGAACATCCATTGCCAAGGTATGGTGTATCTCAACCTTGGGCTGGTGGCACTGGGAAGACACCGCTGGATAAGCTCGTGAGGAAGGATATCTGTCAGACTAACAGGAACCCAGCTGATTTTACTGTGATTAGCGACAAGAATGAGTATATGATAAACCTTTGA
- the LOC117857331 gene encoding TOM1-like protein 9, translated as MAGSMVDRATSDMLIGPDWAKNMEICDICNRDPGQSKDVVKALKKRIGHKNPKVQLLALTLLETVIKNCGDILHMHVAERDILHEMVKIVKKKSDPRVKEKVLVLIDTWQETLGGPRARYPQYYAAYHELVRAGAEFPKRSEKPAPLFNGQSQVARNMRSPDQQDEAESSAANDFPALSMSEIQNARGIMDVLAEMLNALDPGNREGLRQEVIVELVDQCRNYKQRVVQLVNTSTDEELMSQGLALNDDLQRVLAKHDAIAAGIAVRVEKKPKSLQTLVDTEDSANQDANKDKEKGLIDIEDPTSQDSKNEPNQSTSDQSPFEQLALPAPPVSNGTATSAPKSDPGIDLLSWDDTPTTAENPLALVPVTDPLADSTPSNQNALAIVDAFSQNNTANSNAQPADPFGLNSSSTIPGSQPYGTPAQHALQSQQPQQAAALYPNGGTVNPGTSYDQASQFNNMSSGWNGQVASPLAPPPQQAQNYDDQSGSLPPPPWEAQSAASNELPNGHLGGGMQPLPTLPAGGMQQPLQPQINHMGVPQTQPMYNQPGVVLPQAMQPGHAAVAQMQPGFGNQQFGSLLPAPMPGMQFPGMQTPQMYGGSQAAMMYPQQMPGAQYGAMPQQQPMYGGRLAGYMQHPAVAAAHYYNQGTPATYGYPGANDLSQRMYGLSVQDNSYMGMSSSYQTAPSPAPSTGQPMRPTKPEDKLFGDLLSIAKTKKAS; from the exons ATGGCGGGCTCCATGGTGGACCGGGCCACCAGCGACATGCTCATCGGCCCGGACTGGGCTAAGAACATGGAGATCTGCGACATCTGCAACCGCGACCCCGG GCAATCAAAGGATGTTGTCAAGGCGCTAAAAAAACGAATTGGGCACAAAAATCCAAAAGTTCAACTCCTTGCACTGACT CTGTTGGAAACTGTTATCAAGAACTGTGGTGATATACTCCACATGCATGTTGCTGAGAGAGATATATTACATGAGATGGTGAAGATAGTCAAGAAGAAG TCTGATCCTCGTGTTAAAGAGAAGGTATTGGTGCTAATAGATACATGGCAAGAAACTTTGGGGGGGCCACGTGCAAGATATCCGCAATACTATGCGGCATACCATGAGTTGGTG CGAGCTGGAGCTGAATTCCCCAAGAGATCCGAGAAACCTGCGCCTTTGTTTAATGGACAGTCTCAAGTAGCAAGGAATATGCGTAGTCCTGATCAACAAGATGAAGCTGAATCTTCTGCTGCCAATGACTTTCCTGCTTTGAG CATGTCAGAGATTCAGAATGCTCGCGGTATCATGGATGTACTAGCAGAGATGCTGAATGCTTTAGACCCAGGAAACAGAGAG GGACTAAGGCAGGAGGTAATTGTGGAGCTTGTGGATCAGTGTCGCAATTACAAGCAGAGAGTGGTGCAGCTAGTTAATACTTCCAC GGACGAGGAACTCATGTCACAGGGGCTTGCACTGAATGATGATTTGCAACGTGTTCTTGCTAAGCATGATGCAATAGCAGCAGGCATTGCAGTTCGAGTGGAGAAAAAACCAAAGTCTCTGCAAACACTTGTTGATACTGAGGACTCTGCAAACCAGGATGCTAACAAAGACAAAGAAAAAGGACTCATAGATATTGAGGATCCCACAAGCCAAGATTCCAAAAACGAGCCAAATCAAAG TACAAGTGACCAATCTCCTTTTGAGCAATTAGCGCTTCCAGCGCCACCGGTGTCAAATGGCACAGCAACCTCTGCACCAAAATCCGATCCTGGCATTGATCTTCTCAGCTGGGATGATACCCCTACTACAGCAGAAAATCCGCTCGCACTTGTTCCAGTCACTGATCCTCTTGCTGACTCTACTCCATCAAATCAAAATGCGCTAGCAATTGTTGATGCATTTTCGCAAAACAACACTGCTAACAGCAATGCTCAACCAGCTGACCCCTTTGGTCTCAATTCAAGCTCCACTATTCCAGGATCGCAGCCATACGGTACTCCAGCCCAGCATGCTTTACAGTCACAACAGCCTCAGCAGGCGGCAGCGCTCTATCCAAATGGGGGTACTGTGAACCCTGGGACATCTTATGATCAGGCATCCCAGTTTAATAACATGAGTTCTGGTTGGAATGGTCAAGTTGCCAGTCCCCTGGCACCCCCACCACAGCAAGCACAGAACTATG ATGATCAAAGCGGATCCCTTCCACCACCTCCTTGGGAAGCTCAGTCAGCAGCAAGCAATGAATTGCCAAATGGTCATCTGGGAGGAGGTATGCAGCCTCTTCCCACTCTGCCAGCAGGCGGCATGCAGCAGCCACTGCAACCACAGATCAACCACATGGGAGTCCCACAAACCCAGCCAATGTACAACCAACCAGGAGTCGTCCTGCCTCAAGCGATGCAACCTGGCCATGCTGCCGTAGCACAGATGCAGCCAGGCTTCGGGAACCAGCAGTTTGGTTCGCTACTGCCAGCACCCATGCCAGGCATGCAATTCCCCGGCATGCAAACTCCACAAATGTATGGTGGATCGCAGGCAGCCATGATGTACCCACAACAGATGCCTGGGGCACAGTATGGAGCAATGCCTCAACAGCAGCCCATGTATGGTGGCCGGTTGGCGGGTTACATGCAGCATCCAGCTGTGGCTGCTGCACATTACTACAACCAGGGGACGCCGGCAACGTATGGGTACCCTGGTGCGAACGACCTGTCCCAGAGGATGTATGGCCTCTCAGTGCAGGACAACTCGTACATGGGCATGAGCTCGTCCTACCAGACGGCACCCTCCCCTGCACCCTCCACGGGGCAACCTATGCGGCCAACGAAGCCTGAAGACAAGCTTTTTGGTGACCTCCTTAGCATTGCCAAGACGAAGAAAGCTTCATGA
- the LOC117856675 gene encoding uncharacterized protein — MAAPYDREDGLAPAPPQHAPDAYDPNYVPDSVKTFVVHLYRHIRDKNVYEIHQMYEGGFQRLSDRLFRDAPWPSAEAVAPYCDGDHVFLLLYRELWYRHAHARLSPLTAAHRAESWTNYCDLFSVVLHGVVNMQLPNQWLWDMVDEFVYQFQSFCQYRAKLKNKTEDELQQLKQFDKAWNVYGVLNYLQALVEKSMITQILEREKEGLEQFTATDGYDYEGGSNVLKVLGYYSMIGLLRIHCLLGDYHTGLKCLAPIDLNQQGVYTIVIGSHISTIYHYGFANLMMRRYVDATREFNKILLYILKYKQYHQKSPQYDQILKKNEQMYALLAICLSLCPQNKLIDENVSSQLKEKYNDKMTKMQRYDDEAYAAYDELFSYACPKFITPSPPVLDQPLTNYNQDAYRLQLKLFLYEVKQQQLLSGIRSYLKLYSTITIGKLAQYMEVDEATLKSILMTYKHKMHAVDSDGKIVSSADFDFYIVEDIIHVVESKPTKSHGDYFLRQILKFEEMMGELEKVQLD, encoded by the exons ATGGCGGCCCCCTACGACCGGGAGGACGgcctggcgccggcgccgccgcagcacgcGCCGGACGCCTACGACCCCAACTACGTCCCGGACTCCGTCAAGACCTTCGTCGTGCACCTCTACCGCCACATCCGCGACAAGAACGTCTACGAGATCCACCAGATGTACGAGGGCGGTTTCCAGCGCCTCTCCGACCGCCTCTTCCGCGACGCGCCCTGGCCCTCCGCGGAGGCCGTCGCGCCCTACTGCGACGGCGACcacgtcttcctcctcctctacagGGAGCTCTGGTACCGCCACGCACACGCGCGCCTCTCACCGCTCACGGCGGCCCACCGCGCCGAGTCGTGGACCAACTACTGCGACCTCTTCAGCGTCGTCCTGCACGGCGTGGTCAACATGCAGCTGCCCAACCAGTGGCTCTGGGACATGGTCGACGAGTTCGTATACCAGTTCCAGAGCTTCTGCCAGTACCGCGCCAAGCTCAAGAACAAGACCGAGGACGAGCTGCAGCAGCTCAAGCAGTTCGACAAG GCTTGGAATGTGTATGGCGTCCTCAACTACCTCCAGGCGCTGGTCGAGAAGTCCATGATCACGCAGATCcttgagagggagaaggagggccTGGAGCAGTTCACCGCCACCGACGGCTACGACTACGAGGGAGGGAGCAATGTGCTCAAGGTGCTCGGCTACTACAGCATGATTGGGCTGCTCAGGATACACTGCCTCCTTGGGGATTACCACACTGGGCTCAAGTGCCTCGCACCCATTGACCTCAACCAGCAAGGGGTCTACACCATTGTCATTGGGAGCCACATCTCCACCATCTATCACTATGGCTTCGCAAACCTTATGATGCGCAG GTATGTTGATGCGACACGTGAATTCAACAAAATTCTGCTATATATCCTCAAGTACAAGCAGTACCACCAGAAGTCCCCTCAGTATGATCAGATACTGAAGAAAAATGAGCAGATGTATGCATTGTTGGCAATTTGCCTGTCGTTGTGCCCACAGAACAAGCTTATAGATGAAAATGTTAGCAGCCAGCTGAAAGAAAAGTATAATGACAAGATGACAAAGATGCAGAGGTATGATGATGAAGCATATGCTGCCTATGATGAACTATTCTCGTATGCTTGCCCCAAGTTCATTACTCCATCACCACCAGTTCTGGATCAGCCACTTACAAACTATAATCAG GATGCATATCGTCTTCAGTTGAAGTTATTCCTCTATGAAGTAAAGCAGCAGCAGTTGCTTTCCGGGATCCGGAGTTATCTGAAACTATATTCAACAATAACCATTGGCAAACTTGCCCAATACATGGAAGTGGATGAGGCAACACTAAA GTCAATCCTGATGACATACAAGCACAAAATGCATGCAGTTGACAGTGATGGAAAGATAGTATCCAGTGCAGACTTTGATTTCTACATTGTTGAG GATATTATTCATGTTGTGGAGTCCAAACCTACAAAGAGTCATGGTGATTACTTTTTGAGACAAATTTTGAAG TTTGAGGAAATGATGGGTGAATTGGAGAAAGTACAGCTTGACTGA